A section of the Maylandia zebra isolate NMK-2024a linkage group LG8, Mzebra_GT3a, whole genome shotgun sequence genome encodes:
- the tnfrsf13b gene encoding uncharacterized protein tnfrsf13b isoform X1, giving the protein MGGGCAEGQYRDALVGCMDCLGTCQKSLVISRCRSFCEAVNCKTQPGHYYDKLLNKCIECKEICGTHPPECAPHCQTEVVAGPSTLKDSDILIYSLLAVCLALLFSSLFLAFVAFLRGGKAKTSNQGSTQGSQSKKKKESEARLGQETGIPAGQLGKSSKDILMSPSCPVNLEPSDDSLPTETCVCVHCFPDMNVRGPAHSRTLRDPPVLYQQAVLQRAQTQNGGACWTEQSFRTYDMKVQEEAAVG; this is encoded by the exons ATGGGTGGAGGCTGTGCTGAAGGTCAGTATCGGGATGCTTTGGTGGGGTGTATGGACTGTCTGGGGACATGTCAGAAATCACTTGTAATCAGCAGATGCAGAAGTTTCTGTG AGGCTGTAAATTGTAAGACTCAACCTGGCCACTACTACGATAAGCTGCTAAACAAATGTATAGAGTGTAAAGAGATCTGCGGCACACATCCTCCAGAATGCGCCCCACACTGCCAGA CTGAAGTTGTCGCAGGACCCTCCACACTGAAAGACTCTGATATCCTCATCTACTCCCTGCTGGCTGTGTGCCTGGCGCTGCTGTTTTCTAGCTTGTTTCTGGCCTTTGTAGCCTTTCTTAGAGGAGGCAAGGCCAAAACTTCTAACCAAGGATCCACACAGGGCAGTCAAtccaagaagaagaaagagagcgagGCCAGGCTGGGACAGGAGACTGGTATTCCAGCTGGGCAACTTGGAAAAAGCTCCAAAG ATATTCTAATGTCTCCGAGCTGCCCCGTTAACCTCGAGCCATCAGACGACTCCCTGCCAACAGAGACCTGCGTGTGTGTCCACTGCTTCCCCGACATGAACGTGCGAGGCCCGGCTCACAGCAGGACGCTCAGAGACCCTCCTGTGCTCTACCAGCAAGCTGTCCTCCAAAGAGCCCAGACCCAAAACGGAGGGGCTTGCTGGACGGAGCAGAGCTTCCGAACCTACGACATGAAGGTccaggaggaggcagcagtggGATGA
- the tnfrsf13b gene encoding uncharacterized protein tnfrsf13b isoform X2, whose protein sequence is MGGGCAEEAVNCKTQPGHYYDKLLNKCIECKEICGTHPPECAPHCQTEVVAGPSTLKDSDILIYSLLAVCLALLFSSLFLAFVAFLRGGKAKTSNQGSTQGSQSKKKKESEARLGQETGIPAGQLGKSSKDILMSPSCPVNLEPSDDSLPTETCVCVHCFPDMNVRGPAHSRTLRDPPVLYQQAVLQRAQTQNGGACWTEQSFRTYDMKVQEEAAVG, encoded by the exons ATGGGTGGAGGCTGTGCTGAAG AGGCTGTAAATTGTAAGACTCAACCTGGCCACTACTACGATAAGCTGCTAAACAAATGTATAGAGTGTAAAGAGATCTGCGGCACACATCCTCCAGAATGCGCCCCACACTGCCAGA CTGAAGTTGTCGCAGGACCCTCCACACTGAAAGACTCTGATATCCTCATCTACTCCCTGCTGGCTGTGTGCCTGGCGCTGCTGTTTTCTAGCTTGTTTCTGGCCTTTGTAGCCTTTCTTAGAGGAGGCAAGGCCAAAACTTCTAACCAAGGATCCACACAGGGCAGTCAAtccaagaagaagaaagagagcgagGCCAGGCTGGGACAGGAGACTGGTATTCCAGCTGGGCAACTTGGAAAAAGCTCCAAAG ATATTCTAATGTCTCCGAGCTGCCCCGTTAACCTCGAGCCATCAGACGACTCCCTGCCAACAGAGACCTGCGTGTGTGTCCACTGCTTCCCCGACATGAACGTGCGAGGCCCGGCTCACAGCAGGACGCTCAGAGACCCTCCTGTGCTCTACCAGCAAGCTGTCCTCCAAAGAGCCCAGACCCAAAACGGAGGGGCTTGCTGGACGGAGCAGAGCTTCCGAACCTACGACATGAAGGTccaggaggaggcagcagtggGATGA
- the LOC101476743 gene encoding somatostatin receptor type 2, which produces MALDQLPFLPTSPNNSIPEPFWYDIQGNDSDLGFNISQDKEHHQDKTSSVVITFIYFMVCAVGLCGNTLVIYVILRYAKMKTVTNIYILNLAVADVLCMMSLPFIALQLALVHWPFGEALCRMILSVDSLNQFTSIFCLMVMSIDRYLAVVHPIKSTKWRKPRVAKLINLTVWGVSLLVILPTLIFSGLNKVPVCGIVWPEPQDVYYTAFIFYTFFIGFFLPLAVICMCYLLIIVKVKSSGLRVGSTKRKRSERKVTRMVSIVVAVFVLCWLPFYIFNVTSVTGSIKPTSAVKSTFDFVVVLGYANSCANPILYAFLSDNFKKSFQNVLCLKKVAGLDEVERSDSRADRSKMINEASIINANLYTHNPTLLNGELQTSI; this is translated from the exons ATGGCCTTGGATCAGTTGCCCTTCCTCCCAACTTCCCCTAACAATTCCATCCCTGAGCCCTTCTGGTACGACATCCAAGGGAATGACTCCGACCTGGGCTTCAACATTTCCCAAGACAAGGAGCATCACCAGGACAAGACCAGCTCAGTGGTCATTACCTTCATCTACTTCATGGTATGCGCTGTGGGATTGTGTGGTAACACCCTGGTCATCTATGTTATTCTACGTTACGCCAAAATGAAGACGGTGACCAACATTTACATCCTCAACCTGGCAGTGGCAGATGTTCTGTGCATGATGAGCCTGCCATTCATCGCCCTGCAGCTGGCGCTGGTGCACTGGCCCTTCGGAGAGGCTCTGTGCCGAATGATCTTGAGCGTAG ACTCTCTCAATCAGTTCACCAGCATCTTCTGTCTCATGGTAATGAGCATCGATCGATACCTGGCTGTGGTTCACCCTATTAAGTCTACAAAATGGCGGAAACCCCGTGTAGCAAAGCTAATTAACCTCACAGTATGGGGTGTGTCGTTGTTAGTCATCCTGCCAACTCTGATCTTCAGTGGACTGAACAAGGTTCCAGTGTGTGGCATTGTGTGGCCGGAGCCTCAGGATGTCTACTACACGGCCTTCATATTCTACACCTTCTTCATTGGGTTCTTCCTGCCGCTGGCAGTTATATGTATGTGCTACCTGCTCATTATAGTCAAG GTGAAGTCATCCGGATTGCGTGTGGGCTCCACAAAGCGTAAGCGTTCAGAGCGCAAGGTGACCCGGATGGTGTCCATCGTGGTGGCGGTGTTCGTCCTCTGCTGGCTGCCTTTCTACATTTTCAATGTTACCTCTGTCACCGGCTCAATCAAGCCCACCTCTGCTGTGAAGAGCACGTTCGACTTCGTGGTGGTGCTCGGCTACGCTAACAGCTGCGCCAACCCCATCTTGTACGCCTTCCTGTCAGACAACTTCAAGAAGAGTTTTCAGAATGTTCTGTGCTTGAAAAAGGTGGCAGGCCTGGATGAGGTAGAGCGCAGCGACAGCAGGGCAGACAGGAGCAAGATGATTAACGAAGCTTCGATTATTAATGCCAACCTGTACACTCACAATCCTACCCTGCTCAATGGCGAACTGCAGACCAGCATTTAA